Part of the Phycisphaerae bacterium RAS1 genome, ACCGCGCTCGGCACGAACGATCTCGACAACCAGCAGTTCCTCTTCGTCCCGAATGGAACCGTGGATCGCTACGCCGCCTGCCGTGAGCCGAACATGACGCAGTTCCCGACCGATCCGTCCGGTCACATGCCGATCGTGTTCCCCGGCACGCAGGATGACCAGTTTGTCGCGATTACACTCACGGGTGGGCAGCAGGTGCTTCTCTACGGCGTGCCCTACAGCACGTTCTATGTCGGCTCGAACGGCTACATCACGTTCAACTCGGGCGACACCGACAACACCGAGTCTCTCACCGACCATTTCGAGCAGCCGCACATTTCGCTGCTCTTTGACAATCTGAACCCGGCGACGGCTGGACAGGTCAGTTGGGCGCAGCTCGCCGACCGCGCCGTGGTCACGTTCAACAACGTGGCCGAGGATGTCACCACCAACCCGCCGCTGAACAGCTTCCAGTGCGAGATGTTCTACGACGGGCGCATTCGCGTGACGTTCCTGAACGTTGGCATCACGGACGGTTTGTTCGGCCTCTCCGCCGGGCAGACCACGCCCGCCGACTACACGCCGTCGGACTTCACGCTGTACGGCGCCTGCGGCCCGCGCCCGCCCACGGCAACGGGTTCGACCGTCGGCACGCCCGCCGGCGCGCCGGTCTTGATCGAGCTGATCGCCAGTGACGACGGCCTGCCGGCGCCGCCGGCCCTGACGTACACGATCCTGTCGCTTCCCGCATTCGGCGTGCTCTCCGACCCGAACGGCGGCCCGATCAACGCCGTGCCCTACACGCTGATCGCCGGCGGCGACACGGTGCGCTACGGACCCCCGGGAATTCAGTCAGGCACAGTCACCTTCGACTTCAAGGCCAACGACGGCGGCGTCCCGCCGGAGGGCGGCGACTCCGGCACGGCCACGGTCACCGTGAACATTGCTGACCCGAATACGCCTCAGCCCATCCACGAATTCCTGGTCGACGACACGCAGCCGGCGGGCTGGACGTGGGACGCGGACTGGGCCTTCGGCGATCCCGCCGGCCTGTCGGGCGATCCGCAAACCGGATTCACGGGCGTGAACGTGCTGGGCTACAACCTCAACGGCGCCTATCCGAACAGCCTCGCGCCTGTGCGTTACCTGCGCACGACCGCCATCGACTGCACCAACCTCTCGCAGGTGACGCTGCAGTTCATGCGCTGGCTCGGCATCGAGTCCGCCACGTTCGATCACGCAACCATCGACGCCAGCACCGACGGGATGGCCTGGACCAACGTCTGGACGCATACCGGCGAGACGCTCAACAACCCGACCAGTTGGACGATGGTGTCCTACAGTCTCGCGGCGATCGCCGACGACCAGCCGACGGTCTATCTCCGCTGGGGCATGGGAACGACCGATGTTTCCGTCGCGTACTGCGGCTGGAACATCGACGACATTCTCATCCTCGGCGTGCTGCCGGGTGGCACGCTCCTGGGCGACCTGAATTGCGACGGCGAGGTGAACATCCTCGACATCAACGCGTTCATCCTGGCGATCACCGACCCGGCCGCCTACGCCGCCGCGTACCCGGATTGCAACATCAACCTGGCCGACTGCAACGGCGACGGTGACGAGAACATCCTCGACATCAACCCGTTTATCTCGCTGTTGGGAGGATGACGGTCGCGCTGAGGTGAGGTACAGAGCAAACCCGGGCGTCCGCAACCTGCGGCGCCCGGGTTCTGTTTTGAAGCGATATACGGGAGTGGATGGGAATCGAACCCACCAGGCGCTGTTGGTACAACGCCTCAGCGGTTTTGAAGACCGTGGGACCCACCAGGCGTCCGGACACTCCCTCGTCTTCCGCCGAGAAGTGTACCGCCGCCGGCGTGGTTCGACAGCTACGCGCAGCGCCGCCGCTGGCTGTCGCCTCTGCCCCGTCCGCCGCGACTATAATCGAACCGTGAAGCCGCCTCTCAATCGTCGGCTGCACCGTCCCGGTCATCTGTTCGCCGGAAGAGCTAATGCTGGAGCCCCCCGCGGAGGATGCACCATGACATGGACCGACCCGGTTGTAGCCGAGATTCGTGCGAACGCGGCCAAGCTCGCCCACGAGTGCGGCGACGATATTCACGCGCTCGTCGCGTACTTCCGCCGCCGCGAGCAGGCGCACGCGGACCAAGTGGTGACGCGCCGTCGGCCCGCGCGGCCCGCCCCTGCGCCGCCGCCGCCCGACACGCGGCGCGAGTAGCGCTTCGCCGCCGCCATCAGGGGAGCTTCACGTCGCGGAAATTCCTGGGCGCGCGGCTTCTTCTTTCCGAACCCGCCGCGCCAAGCGGCGGGTTGAGCTGCGCGCGGCGGTCGGCGTCAATCCACTCTTACGCGCCGCCGCGAACGCGCCCGGCGTCACCCCGCCGCTTGGCGCGGCGGGTTCCGACAAGCCGGCCGGCTCGCCCGGATATCTGGGCACACGCCTCGCCCGCCACTTCCGTGGCGGGTTCTGTTTGGGGCTCTAAGCCCATTATAATCGCCGCCGTACTCACGGAGCACGACATGGCATCCGAGCCTCTCCCCATCCTCGACGCCCTCCCCTCCGAGCCGCCGCGGGCGCTGCTCGACGACCCGACCTATCAGCAAACCGTCGCCGCGATTCGCGCGCATCTGGAAACCGTCCAAAACCTTCCCGGCGTCGACCAGTTCATGCAGACCAAGTCCCTCGCGCAGGCGTTTTTTGACGAGCTCAACGCCGCCCTCGCCCTCTATGACAAGCTGATCGACCACGCTCTGGCCTTCGACGGAAGCGACAAGACCATCCAGTGCCGCAAAGGCTGCTCCAACTGCTGCATCGACCTCGTCCGCGGAATTACGACGCCTGAGATCATCAACATCTACCATCACGTCCGCCCCTGGCCCGACGCCCGCAAGCTGTTCGAGTATCACCGCGACTCGGCCGAGATGTTCATGGAGATCATGCAGGCCAAGCTGCACGAAAACGAATTCTCCTTCGGTGGGCGCGACCCGCGCGTGGTCGAGTCGCACGTCGAATACAATCGCCGCAACCGCCCCTGCGGCTTCCTCGACCGGGCCGCCGGCTGCTGCCGCATCTACCCCGTCCGACCCATCGCCTGCCGCTATTTCTTCAGCTTTGACCCGCCGGAACTATGCAGCCCGCGCAGCGAGAGCTACCTGAGCCGCAAGACGCGCACCGTTCACCTGCCGGAGGAGATTCACAAATTGCTGCTGGAGATCGGCCACAAGCTCGGTTTCCGCCCGTTGAATTACCTGTCCGGCGCGTTCTGCGGATTTGCGGCGGAAGTGATGAAAACGAAGCCAATCACCGTGGTATGAGCCCGCGCCGCCGCATTCGGGTGGGACGGGCGTCCCGCCCGTCCCGTCTACAACTTTTCCGGCGACATCCACGACGGCGGACGCTTTTCGAGAAACGCAGTCATGCCCTCGCGCGCGTCAGAGCACTTGAAGCAGGTCGCGAATTCCTCCGTCTCCTTCTTCCCGCCCAGCACGCGCTTGATGCGCTTGACCGCCTCGGGCGAGCCGGGACGCATCGCCTCAATCCAGCGCCCCAGGGTCGCATCCAGCGCATCGGCAGCCACCACCTCGTCCACCAGGCCGATGCGATAGGCCTCGTCCGCCGGGATGGCCTCGCCGGAGAAGAGCAGGCGCTTTGCCCGCGCCACGCCGATCAGCCGCGGCAGCCGCGTGATCCCGCCCCAGCCGGGGATCAGCCCCAGGCGCGACTCGGGCTGCCCGATTTTCGCCGCGCTGACCATGACCCGGAAACTTGCCGCCAGAGCCAGCTCGCACCCTCCGCCCAGCGCGTGGCCGTTGATGGCGGCGATGGTGATCTGCGGCATGGCCTCGACCGCGTCCAGCACATGATGCCCGTGCTTCGAGAGCGCCTGTCCGCGCGGCTCGTCGAAGCTCGACATCTCGGCGATGTCGGCCCCGGCGACGAACGTGCGCCCTTCGCCGCGGAACACGCAGAAACGAGCCTTCGCGTCGGCGGCGATCTTCTCCACCGCCGTCCCCAGCTCGCCCAGCACGCGCGAGCTGAGCACGTTCACGCCCCCGTCGGTGACGAGACGGACGGTGGCGACATCGCCCTCGCGGCTGCATTCGACGCGGGTCATCGGCCTGTCAGCGTTGCTCATAGTCGTAAAAACCCTTTCCGTTCTTGCGTCCGAGTTCGCCCGCGCGGACCTTCATGCGCAGCAGCGGGTGCGGGCGGTAGCGGTCTTCGCCCAGGTCGCGGTGAAGCACTTCCATGATGTTCAGGCAAACGTCCAGGCCGATCAGGTCGGCCGTCGCCAGCGGGCCCATCGTGTGGGCGCAGCCCAGCTTCATGATCTCGTCGATCGTGGGCGCGTCCGCGACGCCATCGCTGAAACAGGAGACGGCCTCGTTGATCAGCGGCATCAGCACGCGGTTGCTCACGAAACCGGGATAGTCGCGGACCCGCAGCGGCGTCTT contains:
- the fadB_2 gene encoding putative enoyl-CoA hydratase — translated: MTRVECSREGDVATVRLVTDGGVNVLSSRVLGELGTAVEKIAADAKARFCVFRGEGRTFVAGADIAEMSSFDEPRGQALSKHGHHVLDAVEAMPQITIAAINGHALGGGCELALAASFRVMVSAAKIGQPESRLGLIPGWGGITRLPRLIGVARAKRLLFSGEAIPADEAYRIGLVDEVVAADALDATLGRWIEAMRPGSPEAVKRIKRVLGGKKETEEFATCFKCSDAREGMTAFLEKRPPSWMSPEKL
- a CDS encoding Flagellin N-methylase; translation: MASEPLPILDALPSEPPRALLDDPTYQQTVAAIRAHLETVQNLPGVDQFMQTKSLAQAFFDELNAALALYDKLIDHALAFDGSDKTIQCRKGCSNCCIDLVRGITTPEIINIYHHVRPWPDARKLFEYHRDSAEMFMEIMQAKLHENEFSFGGRDPRVVESHVEYNRRNRPCGFLDRAAGCCRIYPVRPIACRYFFSFDPPELCSPRSESYLSRKTRTVHLPEEIHKLLLEIGHKLGFRPLNYLSGAFCGFAAEVMKTKPITVV